A stretch of the Snodgrassella alvi genome encodes the following:
- the glnE gene encoding bifunctional [glutamate--ammonia ligase]-adenylyl-L-tyrosine phosphorylase/[glutamate--ammonia-ligase] adenylyltransferase, giving the protein MLTHNCYQFNSNMTPAHILATARPYSLFLSRLLDNYLLDQNKLFPWLERRLTLEDFHGFANWTQLQAGENEAELKRQLRLLRRHVIAHIMARDLARVSDLQEVTTTITHLADFTINIAEQYAHAYYAGLYGEPIGALSNTFQRLSIVGMGKMGGYELNVSSDIDLIFVFPEAGDTDGKRQKSNQEFFTKVGQKIISLLNDITGDGQVFRVDMRLRPDGDAGALVINETALEQYLIQQGREWERYAWTKARLITDYPNHIAALVRPFVYRKYLDFNAYDAMRNLHQQIQREVTRKGMADNIKLGAGGIREVEFIAQIFQLIRGGQIRSLQLKGTQETLHALQEQGMLSAENVDILLQAYHFLRDTEHRLQYWDDQQTQMLPAGTEQQQMLAKSMGYADYEHYLFALNQHRCAVNQIFNAIFTEPDDKAKAQDPDMVRVWQVDSDSEEKTSLLTAHGFNAHNVIQRLQQLHHGSQYRQLSSSAQQRFDDMIPSVLSVAARYPQPDITLTRLLDFVETIARRSSYLAFMHEHPEALDKLAGLMSQSSWVATYLQRHPVLLDELLSNELMRKDTDWTVHAQELTKLLDDCHDDVEAQMDVLRRFQHAWTFRLAVQDLAGLWTVEGLSDQLSALADLIIQNALNRVWAQLPRRHTETPHFAVIGYGKLGGKELGYTSDLDLVYVFDDNHPDAIDTYTRLARRLTSWLTVPTGAGTLYDIDLRLRPNGDSGFTVTHIQAFERYERESAWTWEHQALTRARFIGGDSNVGIRFDGVRSEILCRKRDTVSLSNEIIAMREKMFPTHPPVDTNVKYARGGVVDVEFIVQYLILAHVHQYPQLLNNYGNIALLSIAAELGLVDSCKAEGSRMAYRYYRQQQHNTRLRDAVNTNIDATLLSNYQVVKQLWTQVFGVKPKE; this is encoded by the coding sequence ATGCTCACACACAACTGTTACCAATTCAACAGCAACATGACTCCTGCACACATTCTCGCCACAGCCCGTCCATATTCATTGTTTCTCAGCCGTCTGCTAGATAATTATTTGCTCGACCAGAACAAACTTTTTCCATGGCTGGAAAGACGTCTGACGTTGGAAGATTTTCACGGTTTTGCCAACTGGACACAATTGCAGGCTGGTGAAAATGAGGCAGAGTTGAAACGCCAGTTGCGCCTGCTGCGCCGCCATGTAATTGCACATATCATGGCGCGCGATCTGGCACGGGTGAGTGATTTACAGGAAGTCACCACCACCATAACTCATCTAGCTGATTTCACCATCAATATCGCTGAACAGTATGCACATGCTTATTATGCTGGACTATATGGCGAACCAATTGGCGCCCTCAGCAATACATTTCAGCGGCTGAGTATAGTGGGCATGGGCAAGATGGGTGGATATGAACTGAATGTTTCCTCTGATATAGATTTAATTTTTGTTTTTCCGGAAGCTGGCGACACCGACGGTAAACGCCAGAAAAGCAATCAGGAATTTTTCACCAAAGTTGGCCAGAAAATCATATCGCTACTGAATGATATTACTGGTGACGGGCAGGTTTTCCGCGTAGATATGCGATTGCGTCCAGATGGTGATGCTGGGGCATTGGTAATAAATGAAACCGCGCTGGAACAATATCTGATACAGCAAGGACGGGAATGGGAGCGCTATGCATGGACTAAGGCTCGATTAATAACCGACTATCCGAATCATATCGCTGCACTTGTACGGCCGTTTGTGTACCGTAAATATCTGGATTTCAATGCCTACGATGCCATGCGCAATCTGCATCAGCAAATTCAGCGTGAAGTGACCCGCAAAGGCATGGCGGACAATATCAAACTGGGTGCCGGTGGCATTCGTGAAGTGGAATTTATTGCACAGATTTTCCAGTTGATACGTGGCGGTCAGATACGCAGCCTGCAACTAAAAGGCACACAGGAAACACTGCATGCCTTGCAGGAACAAGGCATGCTGTCAGCAGAAAATGTTGATATCTTGCTACAGGCTTACCATTTTCTGAGAGATACCGAACACCGCTTACAATATTGGGATGATCAGCAAACGCAGATGCTGCCGGCCGGCACAGAGCAGCAACAAATGCTAGCAAAAAGTATGGGCTATGCCGATTATGAGCACTACCTTTTTGCATTGAATCAGCACCGTTGTGCTGTTAACCAGATTTTCAATGCCATTTTCACTGAGCCGGACGATAAGGCTAAAGCACAAGATCCTGATATGGTACGCGTTTGGCAGGTTGACAGTGATAGCGAAGAAAAAACTTCTTTACTAACAGCACATGGCTTTAATGCTCATAATGTAATTCAGCGTCTGCAACAACTACATCATGGCAGTCAGTACCGGCAGCTATCGTCATCTGCGCAACAGCGTTTTGATGACATGATTCCGTCTGTACTGAGCGTAGCAGCCAGATATCCGCAGCCAGATATTACATTAACCCGATTGCTTGATTTTGTAGAAACCATTGCTCGGCGCAGTTCATATTTGGCCTTTATGCATGAGCATCCCGAAGCTTTAGATAAACTGGCCGGACTCATGAGTCAAAGCAGCTGGGTTGCTACATACTTACAGCGGCATCCGGTATTATTGGACGAACTGCTTAGCAATGAACTAATGCGCAAGGATACTGATTGGACAGTACATGCGCAGGAGCTGACAAAGTTGTTGGATGATTGCCATGATGATGTCGAGGCGCAAATGGATGTTCTGCGCCGGTTTCAGCATGCATGGACTTTTCGTCTGGCGGTACAGGATTTGGCCGGTTTGTGGACAGTAGAAGGGTTGTCAGATCAGCTTTCTGCACTGGCAGACCTAATTATACAAAATGCACTGAATAGAGTATGGGCGCAATTACCACGACGTCACACTGAAACCCCGCATTTTGCTGTGATTGGTTATGGCAAACTGGGGGGTAAAGAATTAGGTTATACCTCAGATTTGGATTTGGTTTATGTATTTGATGATAACCATCCCGATGCTATTGATACATATACACGTCTGGCCCGTCGTCTTACCAGCTGGCTAACAGTACCAACCGGTGCAGGTACACTTTACGATATTGATTTACGGCTGCGCCCGAATGGCGATTCAGGTTTTACTGTTACCCATATACAGGCATTCGAACGCTATGAACGTGAAAGTGCATGGACTTGGGAGCATCAGGCCCTAACCCGAGCCCGCTTCATTGGTGGCGACAGCAACGTGGGCATACGATTTGATGGGGTACGTAGCGAAATTTTATGCCGCAAACGTGATACCGTCTCTTTAAGCAACGAAATCATCGCTATGCGCGAAAAAATGTTTCCTACACATCCACCCGTAGACACAAATGTAAAATATGCCCGCGGCGGAGTAGTGGATGTGGAATTTATCGTGCAGTATCTGATACTGGCACATGTGCATCAGTATCCGCAATTACTAAACAATTACGGTAATATTGCCTTGCTCAGCATCGCTGCCGAATTGGGGCTAGTAGACAGCTGTAAGGCCGAAGGCAGTCGCATGGCATATCGGTATTATCGCCAGCAACAGCACAACACTCGTTTGCGCGACGCTGTCAACACCAACATAGACGCCACTTTGCTCTCCAATTATCAGGTCGTAAAGCAGCTTTGGACACAAGTATTTGGAGTAAAGCCAAAAGAATAA
- the hda gene encoding DnaA regulatory inactivator Hda, giving the protein MNQLIFDFDDRSYPGFDKFLGHTNAELIYVLQQQADPFIFVWGEAGSGKSHLLKAWVAQAQSRGLKAEYVDAASEGLGYWLFDLDCVAVDQIELLSPAEQQQLFSLFNHFRNTRQGNLLLSSAIPPQQLMIREDLRTRMAFCLVYEIKPLSDEEKFNALVGMARARQIPVDAEVIRYLLAHWRRDLDSLLLMLNTLNDYSLAQGRRITLTLLRQLLKQQEHA; this is encoded by the coding sequence GTGAACCAACTGATATTTGACTTTGATGATCGCAGCTATCCCGGATTTGACAAATTTCTCGGCCATACCAACGCCGAACTGATTTATGTTTTACAGCAGCAGGCAGATCCGTTTATCTTTGTTTGGGGCGAAGCCGGTAGCGGTAAAAGCCATTTACTAAAAGCATGGGTAGCGCAGGCGCAATCGCGCGGTCTGAAAGCCGAATATGTTGACGCTGCGAGCGAAGGACTTGGTTATTGGCTGTTTGACCTCGATTGCGTTGCTGTGGATCAGATTGAATTACTCAGCCCTGCCGAGCAGCAGCAGCTTTTTTCTTTATTCAACCACTTTCGCAATACCCGTCAGGGCAATCTGCTTTTAAGCTCTGCCATCCCCCCCCAGCAGCTTATGATTCGCGAAGATTTACGTACCCGTATGGCTTTTTGTTTGGTATATGAAATCAAACCATTAAGCGACGAAGAGAAATTTAACGCATTGGTAGGCATGGCACGGGCTCGGCAAATACCGGTGGATGCTGAAGTTATCCGTTATCTGCTGGCTCACTGGCGCCGCGATTTGGACAGTCTATTGCTAATGCTCAATACCTTAAATGATTATTCACTTGCGCAGGGGCGGCGCATCACTCTTACCTTACTGCGGCAGCTACTTAAACAACAGGAACATGCATGA
- a CDS encoding HAD family hydrolase has protein sequence MNLAIFDLDHTLINCDSDNEWPKYLMQKGLVDKAFVDMKNNKFYQDYLNGCLDIDEFLQFQLAPLARFTRAELDSMHSEYMHDFIVSHISTMAKMLVQGHRDAGDEMLLLSATNEFIIAPIAKTFGIQNIIGVQLETDAAGNYTGRYVGTPSFKEGKVIRLQQWLAQRGQQLSDFTKVYFYSDSHNDLPLLQLVTDPVAVNPDEKLAQYAHRHGWPILNFM, from the coding sequence ATGAATCTGGCTATTTTTGACCTTGACCATACTCTGATTAATTGTGATTCGGATAACGAATGGCCGAAGTACCTGATGCAGAAAGGACTGGTCGACAAAGCGTTTGTTGACATGAAAAACAATAAATTCTATCAGGATTACCTAAATGGCTGTCTTGATATAGATGAATTCCTGCAATTCCAGCTCGCACCTCTGGCACGATTTACCCGTGCCGAACTGGACAGCATGCATAGCGAATACATGCATGACTTTATCGTATCGCATATTTCCACTATGGCAAAAATGCTGGTACAGGGGCATCGTGATGCTGGAGATGAAATGTTGCTATTATCGGCTACAAATGAGTTTATTATTGCCCCGATTGCAAAAACATTTGGTATTCAGAATATTATCGGCGTACAGTTAGAAACTGATGCAGCAGGTAACTATACCGGACGCTACGTAGGCACACCCAGCTTTAAAGAAGGCAAAGTTATCCGTCTGCAACAATGGTTGGCACAACGAGGGCAACAACTGAGCGATTTTACCAAAGTTTATTTTTACAGCGATTCACATAACGATTTACCGCTCCTGCAACTAGTAACTGACCCGGTAGCCGTCAATCCTGATGAAAAATTAGCACAGTATGCCCACCGCCATGGCTGGCCGATACTCAATTTCATGTAA
- the thiD gene encoding bifunctional hydroxymethylpyrimidine kinase/phosphomethylpyrimidine kinase yields MALAKPYPRALTIAGSDSGGGAGIQADLKTFAALGAYGTSVITAITAQNTFGVQKVMVVTPDMIEAQCSAVMSDIRIDALKIGMLADIESIRVVAESLQQFHLPFTVLDPVMVATSGSALSIENTVQAMKQMLMPFADILTPNLFELALLTQKTMATSSDEMLEQGQILLDEGCQAVLVKGGHLSEDEEAIDWLLEKDCEPVCFKSLRIKTSHTHGTGCTLSAAIAALRPQHETLANTVAVAKCYVHGAIEAGQHWHLGHGYGPLAHFWRFKHD; encoded by the coding sequence ATGGCCCTGGCCAAGCCTTACCCTCGTGCATTGACTATAGCCGGTTCGGATTCCGGTGGTGGTGCAGGTATACAAGCGGATTTAAAAACTTTTGCCGCACTTGGTGCCTACGGTACCAGTGTCATTACTGCAATAACAGCACAAAATACTTTTGGTGTGCAAAAGGTCATGGTGGTGACACCGGATATGATTGAGGCACAATGTTCGGCTGTGATGTCGGATATCCGTATTGATGCGCTCAAAATTGGTATGCTTGCGGATATTGAAAGTATACGTGTCGTTGCAGAGTCTTTGCAGCAATTTCATCTGCCTTTTACCGTATTAGATCCGGTAATGGTAGCCACTTCTGGTTCGGCACTTTCTATAGAAAACACCGTGCAAGCTATGAAGCAAATGCTCATGCCGTTTGCCGATATACTTACTCCTAATTTGTTTGAGCTGGCATTGCTGACTCAGAAAACGATGGCTACTTCTAGTGATGAAATGCTGGAGCAGGGGCAAATTCTGCTGGATGAAGGTTGTCAGGCTGTTCTGGTCAAAGGCGGGCATCTCAGTGAAGATGAAGAAGCCATAGACTGGTTACTGGAAAAGGATTGCGAACCAGTTTGCTTTAAGAGTCTGCGTATTAAAACATCTCATACACATGGCACTGGATGTACGCTTTCAGCAGCAATTGCCGCTTTACGTCCACAGCATGAAACTTTAGCTAATACAGTAGCTGTGGCTAAATGCTATGTGCACGGCGCCATTGAGGCTGGACAGCATTGGCATTTAGGACACGGTTATGGTCCTCTGGCTCATTTCTGGCGTTTCAAGCATGATTAG
- a CDS encoding peptidylprolyl isomerase, producing MKIAKNSVVTLDYEMFDADNQLIDKTEEPISYLHGGYDGIFPLVEEQLHDKAVGDVVDVTLSPDDAFGEQEEDLIRIEPLDVFPVEVEVGMMFEADDPETGEVMVYRITDVADGKAVVDGNHPLAGQRIRFKATVKDIRPATAEELEHGHVHGAHDHHHH from the coding sequence ATGAAAATCGCCAAAAACTCTGTAGTGACGCTGGATTATGAAATGTTTGATGCAGATAACCAGCTGATAGATAAAACGGAAGAACCTATCAGCTATCTGCATGGTGGTTATGATGGTATTTTCCCGTTGGTGGAAGAACAGTTGCACGATAAAGCAGTTGGCGATGTAGTAGATGTTACATTGTCTCCGGATGATGCTTTTGGCGAGCAGGAGGAAGATCTGATTCGCATCGAACCACTGGATGTGTTTCCGGTAGAAGTAGAAGTGGGCATGATGTTCGAAGCTGACGATCCAGAAACTGGTGAAGTGATGGTATACCGTATCACCGATGTGGCTGATGGTAAAGCCGTAGTGGATGGTAATCATCCCTTAGCCGGCCAGCGCATTCGCTTTAAAGCAACTGTAAAAGACATCCGCCCAGCTACTGCAGAAGAGCTGGAACACGGCCATGTACATGGTGCCCACGACCACCATCATCACTAA
- a CDS encoding GNAT family N-acetyltransferase, whose amino-acid sequence MNIAENVQIVDYSDRYHSAFRDLNAAWIAKYFEMEDSDYQLLDNPRQAILDKGGHILVALENGKPVGVCALIKQHGDPYDYELAKLAVAPEAQGKHIGRHLIEAIIAKAREEGAKKLYVESHTSLKPAIHLYQQAGFKEIANLHSTFNRVNIQMELNL is encoded by the coding sequence ATGAATATCGCAGAAAATGTGCAAATTGTTGATTACAGTGACCGCTATCATTCTGCTTTTCGTGATTTGAATGCAGCGTGGATAGCTAAATATTTCGAAATGGAAGACAGTGATTATCAGCTACTGGATAATCCCAGACAAGCCATCCTAGACAAAGGCGGCCACATACTGGTGGCACTGGAAAACGGCAAACCAGTAGGCGTATGTGCCCTGATAAAGCAGCATGGTGACCCATATGATTATGAGCTAGCCAAATTAGCAGTGGCCCCAGAGGCACAGGGCAAACATATTGGCAGACATTTGATAGAGGCAATCATTGCCAAAGCCAGAGAAGAGGGCGCAAAAAAACTTTATGTAGAAAGCCATACTAGTTTGAAACCGGCCATCCATCTTTATCAGCAAGCCGGATTTAAAGAAATTGCCAACCTTCACAGCACATTCAACAGAGTCAACATCCAGATGGAACTGAATCTGTAA
- the rep gene encoding DNA helicase Rep encodes MLNLNPQQHQAIHYLDGPLLVLAGAGSGKTRVITEKIAYLIKQAGYPPHQIAAITFTNKAAREMQERVGHLLHKSQTRGLNISTFHSLGMRFLREEAAAAGYKKQFSILDSADAGKIISELLGSSGREMVFKAQHQISLWKNSLLSPETIIRQADDSWTHQIGQLYASYQDTLVSYQAVDFDDLIRIPVELLQSDADIRYKWQLRLRYLLVDECQDTNTCQYALMRLLTGADGKFTAVGDDDQSIYAWRGANMENLRLLQQDYPDLKIIKLEQNYRSTARILRVANQVIAHNPKLFAKTLWSEYGLGDMIDVIACKNETHEADLVVSRIAHQKLVGGDAVHYRDFAILYRGNHQARVFEEALRSRRIPYRLSGGQSFFDKAEIKDVLAYVRLLANPDDDPAFLRAVTTPRRGVGETTLAKLNNYAKVAQCSLYEAARSMSALAELSAKSREPLQQFMAMLADYQIRARTEAAGNLLHNLLSDIAYEAHLLNTEEGRAGEIKWRNVLDLLGWISKKGEEDGRNILEIAQTIALMTLLDGKEDEDADMVSMSTLHASKGLEYPYVFLVGCEEGVFPHADSVEEGNIDEERRLMYVGITRARQTLTLTHCHKRKRAGTWEFHEPSRFIDEMPADDIRLLGRKGSEPIVSHSEGKSILAGMMARLDSLQS; translated from the coding sequence ATGTTGAATCTTAATCCACAACAACATCAGGCTATCCATTATTTGGATGGGCCGTTACTGGTACTTGCTGGTGCTGGCAGCGGTAAAACGCGTGTGATTACTGAAAAAATTGCCTATCTAATCAAGCAGGCTGGTTATCCACCGCATCAGATTGCCGCGATTACGTTTACGAATAAAGCGGCTCGTGAAATGCAAGAGCGTGTAGGGCATTTGTTGCACAAATCGCAGACCCGTGGTTTAAACATCAGCACGTTTCATTCATTGGGTATGCGTTTTCTGCGCGAAGAAGCGGCCGCAGCAGGTTATAAAAAACAGTTTTCTATTCTCGACAGTGCCGATGCGGGCAAAATTATCAGCGAGTTGCTGGGTAGCAGTGGCCGTGAAATGGTATTTAAGGCACAGCACCAAATTTCATTATGGAAAAACAGCCTGTTGTCACCAGAAACTATTATTCGGCAGGCAGATGATAGCTGGACACATCAGATAGGGCAGCTGTACGCCTCTTATCAGGATACTCTAGTAAGTTATCAGGCAGTTGATTTTGATGATTTAATCCGCATTCCGGTTGAGCTGCTGCAATCAGATGCAGACATCCGCTATAAGTGGCAGCTGCGCCTGCGTTATCTGCTGGTGGATGAATGTCAAGATACCAATACTTGCCAGTATGCGCTAATGCGTTTGCTTACAGGGGCGGATGGAAAATTTACTGCTGTAGGCGATGATGACCAGAGCATTTATGCTTGGCGTGGTGCCAATATGGAAAATCTGCGTCTGTTGCAGCAGGATTATCCGGATTTGAAAATTATCAAGCTGGAGCAAAATTATCGCTCTACTGCGCGTATTCTGCGCGTGGCCAATCAAGTAATCGCCCATAACCCTAAGTTATTCGCCAAAACTTTATGGAGTGAATATGGGCTTGGCGATATGATTGATGTGATTGCCTGTAAAAACGAAACCCATGAGGCCGATTTGGTGGTTAGCCGCATTGCGCACCAGAAACTGGTAGGCGGAGATGCGGTGCATTATCGCGATTTTGCCATCCTGTACAGGGGTAATCATCAGGCGCGAGTATTTGAAGAAGCTTTGCGCAGCAGACGGATTCCTTACCGTCTTTCTGGTGGGCAGAGTTTTTTTGACAAGGCTGAAATTAAGGATGTGCTCGCTTATGTGCGCTTACTCGCCAACCCAGATGATGATCCGGCTTTTTTACGCGCGGTGACTACTCCGCGGCGTGGAGTGGGCGAAACGACACTGGCAAAGCTGAACAATTATGCCAAAGTGGCGCAATGCAGCCTGTACGAGGCGGCGCGCAGTATGAGTGCTTTGGCAGAACTATCTGCCAAAAGCCGTGAGCCTTTACAGCAGTTTATGGCGATGCTGGCGGATTATCAAATACGCGCACGTACTGAAGCAGCTGGCAACTTGCTACACAATCTGTTGTCTGATATTGCTTATGAAGCACATCTACTGAACACAGAAGAAGGGCGTGCAGGTGAAATCAAGTGGCGTAATGTACTGGATTTGCTCGGCTGGATTAGTAAAAAAGGAGAGGAAGACGGTAGAAATATACTTGAAATAGCCCAGACCATTGCCCTGATGACCTTGCTGGATGGTAAGGAAGACGAAGATGCGGATATGGTGAGTATGTCCACATTGCATGCTTCGAAAGGATTGGAATACCCATATGTGTTTCTTGTTGGTTGTGAAGAAGGCGTTTTTCCGCATGCGGATAGCGTGGAGGAAGGCAATATCGATGAAGAGCGCCGGCTGATGTATGTTGGTATTACCCGTGCTCGTCAGACGCTCACGCTGACCCATTGTCATAAGCGCAAACGTGCCGGAACGTGGGAATTTCATGAACCCAGCCGTTTCATAGATGAAATGCCGGCAGATGATATACGTTTGCTTGGGCGCAAAGGTAGTGAACCCATTGTCAGTCACTCGGAAGGCAAAAGTATATTGGCCGGAATGATGGCGCGACTGGACAGTCTGCAATCCTGA
- a CDS encoding deoxynucleoside kinase, translated as MDYRYIVVEGSIGSGKSALSRRLAQYFDALLLSEIPESNPFLEKFYLNAANHGLATEMHFLMRRCEAINVIYAEDERRSRIVADFLLEKDQIYVPVILREEEQTLYWQIKQKVMPKFPVPDLVIYLEADDELLDKRLRQREDGMINLFPAGYLQQIHAEYRRFFHLYQHAPLLIANTNELDFLGNEDHFELLLNTIANMQGSRNYLNLSE; from the coding sequence ATGGATTATCGCTACATTGTCGTAGAAGGATCTATTGGCAGTGGCAAATCAGCTTTGAGCCGTCGTCTGGCACAGTATTTTGATGCATTACTATTATCAGAGATACCTGAAAGCAATCCGTTTTTAGAAAAATTCTATCTAAATGCTGCCAATCACGGGCTGGCTACAGAGATGCATTTTCTGATGCGCCGTTGTGAAGCCATCAATGTTATCTATGCTGAAGATGAACGGCGTTCACGTATTGTTGCTGATTTTCTGCTGGAGAAAGACCAGATATATGTACCGGTAATTCTGCGTGAAGAAGAGCAGACGCTGTATTGGCAAATCAAGCAAAAGGTGATGCCTAAATTTCCGGTACCGGATTTGGTGATTTATCTGGAAGCGGATGATGAATTGCTGGACAAGCGTCTGCGCCAGCGTGAGGATGGTATGATTAATTTGTTTCCTGCTGGTTATTTACAGCAGATTCATGCTGAATATCGCCGTTTTTTCCATTTATACCAGCATGCTCCATTACTGATTGCCAATACGAATGAGCTGGATTTTCTGGGTAATGAAGATCATTTTGAGTTGTTGCTTAATACCATTGCTAATATGCAGGGAAGTCGTAATTATCTGAATTTAAGCGAATAA
- the ung gene encoding uracil-DNA glycosylase, whose protein sequence is MQTWHQAIGAEKQQPYFQHILETVRAERMAGKIIYPPAQDVFNAFKSTEFAQVKVVILGQDPYHGPQQAHGLSFSVRQGIAIPPSLVNIYKELADDIPSFRIPQHGYLQHWAEQGVLLLNTVLTVRAGQAHSHAELGWETFTDHVIAALNAERQNVVFMLWGSHAQKKGAMINRQKHLVLTAPHPSPLSAYRGFFGCKHFSKANAYLQQHGMAPIDWQI, encoded by the coding sequence ATGCAGACATGGCATCAGGCAATTGGTGCAGAAAAACAGCAACCATATTTTCAGCATATTCTGGAAACTGTCCGTGCCGAAAGAATGGCCGGTAAAATTATTTATCCGCCTGCTCAAGATGTGTTTAATGCATTTAAGTCTACTGAGTTTGCACAGGTAAAAGTGGTGATTCTAGGGCAAGATCCTTATCATGGTCCGCAACAGGCTCATGGCCTATCTTTCTCAGTTCGGCAGGGAATTGCTATTCCACCATCTTTGGTTAATATTTACAAAGAATTAGCAGACGATATTCCTAGTTTTCGTATACCACAGCATGGCTATCTGCAACATTGGGCGGAACAAGGTGTATTGCTCCTCAATACAGTTTTAACCGTGCGCGCAGGTCAGGCACATTCTCATGCTGAGCTGGGCTGGGAAACATTTACTGACCATGTAATTGCTGCACTGAATGCAGAACGTCAGAACGTTGTTTTTATGCTTTGGGGTAGTCATGCACAAAAAAAAGGAGCGATGATAAATCGCCAAAAGCATCTGGTACTGACTGCGCCCCATCCTTCTCCTTTATCCGCCTACCGTGGTTTTTTTGGTTGTAAACATTTTTCCAAAGCCAATGCATATCTGCAACAGCACGGTATGGCGCCAATCGATTGGCAAATTTAA
- the panB gene encoding 3-methyl-2-oxobutanoate hydroxymethyltransferase codes for MHTIHTLKKMKAAGEKIAMLTCYDASFARLMSDAGVDVLLIGDSLGMAVQGQASTIPVSVDDICYHTAAVARGNQQALILADLPFGAYQQSKEQAFAAAVRLMVAGAHMVKLEGGEWIAETTHFLQQRGIPVCAHIGLTPQSVHTLGGYKVQGRGEAAAQLLADAQAHAQAGADMVLMECVPVALAAKVTASVSCPTIGIGAGVDCDGQVLVMHDMLGIYPGKTAKFVKNFMHNQTSIQAAVGAYVQEVKAKIFPDAEHSFTD; via the coding sequence ATGCATACCATTCACACTTTAAAAAAAATGAAAGCCGCAGGCGAAAAAATCGCTATGCTAACTTGTTACGATGCCAGTTTTGCTCGTCTGATGAGCGATGCTGGTGTTGACGTACTGCTGATTGGTGATTCCTTGGGTATGGCAGTGCAGGGACAAGCTTCAACTATTCCGGTTAGTGTTGACGATATTTGTTATCACACTGCGGCTGTGGCGCGAGGCAATCAGCAGGCGCTGATACTGGCAGATCTGCCATTTGGTGCATATCAACAAAGTAAAGAGCAGGCTTTTGCGGCAGCTGTTCGGCTGATGGTGGCCGGAGCACACATGGTAAAACTGGAAGGCGGTGAATGGATCGCTGAAACTACGCATTTTTTACAGCAACGTGGTATTCCTGTGTGTGCACATATCGGCCTGACGCCGCAATCAGTACATACGCTTGGCGGTTATAAAGTTCAGGGTCGCGGTGAAGCTGCGGCACAATTGCTAGCCGATGCTCAGGCACATGCTCAAGCCGGAGCGGATATGGTGCTGATGGAGTGTGTGCCAGTTGCTCTGGCAGCAAAAGTAACCGCATCTGTAAGCTGCCCAACCATAGGTATTGGTGCCGGTGTCGATTGTGACGGCCAGGTACTGGTGATGCATGACATGCTGGGAATTTATCCAGGCAAAACAGCAAAATTTGTGAAGAATTTCATGCACAATCAAACCAGTATTCAGGCTGCTGTCGGAGCCTATGTACAGGAAGTTAAAGCTAAGATTTTTCCTGATGCGGAACACAGTTTTACTGACTGA
- the folK gene encoding 2-amino-4-hydroxy-6-hydroxymethyldihydropteridine diphosphokinase produces MKTVTAVIALGANLGNPRKQVEAAMAALNQVSGIRVKAISPLYLTKPVGLTDQPDFVNAVVLVHTTLSAQALLHSMLELENKLGRVRNVPNGPRMIDLDVIDYNHQTINEPDLKLPHPSAHERAFVMAPLAAIAPYYVIGTHGSASTLAAKLLKAQPDAATIIEGDQN; encoded by the coding sequence ATGAAAACAGTAACAGCGGTTATTGCTTTGGGCGCTAATCTAGGAAATCCGCGCAAACAGGTTGAAGCAGCTATGGCTGCATTGAATCAGGTTAGTGGTATCCGTGTAAAGGCAATTTCACCACTTTATCTTACCAAGCCGGTGGGATTGACTGACCAGCCTGATTTTGTCAATGCGGTGGTTTTGGTTCATACCACTTTAAGTGCACAGGCATTGCTACATTCCATGCTAGAACTGGAAAATAAGCTGGGACGTGTGCGCAATGTGCCAAATGGTCCGCGTATGATTGATCTGGACGTAATTGATTACAATCATCAGACCATTAATGAACCTGATTTGAAATTGCCTCATCCAAGTGCGCATGAACGCGCATTCGTAATGGCTCCACTAGCTGCTATTGCACCATACTATGTAATCGGCACTCATGGCAGTGCCTCTACTCTGGCGGCAAAATTACTTAAAGCACAGCCGGATGCAGCCACGATTATTGAAGGCGATCAAAACTAA